In Nocardioides sp. JS614, the sequence ACGCGCAGCACCTGCCGCCCCGCGACGCTCGTGTCGAGCGGGACGACGGCGCGGCCGCGAGCGTTCCCGATCGAGGCGTCGACGACGGTCCAAGAGGTCCCGACCAGGCGCTGGAGCGTGAACGAGCGCCCGGCCCGCACCGGGGTCGCCCGTGCCACCAGCGCGCTCGGCTCGCCGACGGTCACCACCGGCGGGGCCAGCCGGGCGGTCAACGTCGTACCGGTGCGCTCCACCGGCGCGGGGCGCGCGGACGCAGGGGTCGCCCCGGACGCGATCGTTCCCCCCGTGAGCAACCCCGCGAGCAGGGCCAGGACGGCCGCACGTGGGCGCACCGGGCCAGTCTAGAGTCGGTGGCATGACCGACGTCGCGACTTCCCACAATTCCGCCCGGAGCCGCTACGAGGCCCACATCGACGGCGAGCTCGCCGGCTTCGCCGAGTACCAGCTGACCGACGAGCTGGTCACGTTCACCCACACCGAGGTCTTCGAGAAGTTCGAGGGCAAGGGCGTCGGATCGGCGCTGGCCCGGTTCGCCCTCGACGACGTGCGAGCCGGCGGTGCACGCAAGGTGCTGCCGCTGTGCCCGTTCATCAAGGGCTGGATCGGCAAGCACCCCGACTACGTCGACCTCGTGTACGGCGCCTGAGCCGCACGTCGGTCCTCCACAGGCCTGTGCACAGGCGCGCCGGCCCTGTGCATCCAGCGCCGGGCGAGTGCACACTCCATCAACAGATTTCCCCGACGGCCTGGGGGTTTCCGCCTTCGGGTTGTCGGTGTCGGAGCCCGGTCCTAGAGTCGCCCGCGGGTCGGCAACATGTCGTCGTGTCGACAAGTCGGTGAGGAGCGGGGATGACTGCAGGCGGCGCCTTCGAAGGAACGTCCGGCCCGGCCGGGAGCGTCGCCGGCGCGATGCCCCCGCTGATCCGCACCCCAGCCCCCACCGACGACCACACCCCAGAACCCGGAGATGACCTGCCCGTGGCCGACCCGTTGCCCTTCGAGCGTCCGTCCGTCGAGGCGGACCCCCCCGAGCTCGGCCCGACCGGCCGTCCGCTGCCCTTCCTCCCCGAGCCGGGGCCGGTCCCCGCGCACGGTGGGGCCCGGGTGGTGTCGATGTGCAACCAGAAGGGCGGCGTAGGCAAGACCACCACGACGATCAACCTCGGCGCGTCGCTCGCCGAGCTCGGCCGCAAGGTGCTGCTGGTCGACTTCGACCCCCAGGGCTCGCTGTCCGTCGGGCTCGGCCTGAACCCGCACGAGATGGACCTGACCATCTACAACCTGCTCATGCAGCGCGACGTCGACCTGCACGAGGTGATCGTGCCGACCGTCGTCTCGGGCATGGACCTGCTGCCCTCCAACATCGACCTGTCCGCGGCCGAGGTGCAGCTCGTGCACGAGGTGGCCCGGGAGCAGACCCTCCAGCGGGTGCTCGCGCCGGCGATCGCGGAGTACGACATCATCCTGATCGACTGCCAGCCCTCCCTGGGCCTGCTGACGGTCAACGCGCTCACCGCCTCGGACGGAGTGATCGTCCCGCTCGAGTGCGAGTACTTCGCGCTGCGCGGCGTGGCGCTGCTCAAGACCACCATCGACAAGGTCCGCGAGCGGCTCAACCCCAAGCTGGAGATCGACGGCGTGCTCGGCACCATGTACGACGGCCGCACCCTGCACAGCCGCGAGGTCATGGAGCGGCTGGTCCAGGCCTGGGGCGACAAGGTCTTCCACACGGTGATCCGGCGCACGGTGAAGTTCTCCGACTCCACCGTCGCGGGGGAGCCGATCACGACCTACGCCTCCGCGTCGACCGGCGCCGACTCCTACCGGCAGCTGGCCAAGGAGGTGCTCGCCCGCACGCACTCCGAGCCCGCCGCCGGCCGTGACACCGAGCGCGACACCGGGCCTGACACCGGGCCTGACACCGGGCCTGACACCGGGGGGACCACGGAGTGAGCCGACGGGTCAGCCTCCCCGCCGCCGACGACCTGTTCCGGCCGACCGCCCCGCCCGCGGCCGACCGCGGCGCGCCGGACGACTCGGCGGCGGTCGGCGCGGACGAACGCAGCGGCGGGGCCAAGAAGCCCAGCGGCCGGGTCCGGCACGACGAGAAGATGACGGTCTACGTCACCTCCGACGAGCTGCTCGACCTCGAGCACGCGCGGCTGCTCCTGCGCCGCTCGCACGGCCTCGCGGTGGACCGCGGGCGGATCGTGCGGGAGGCGATCGCGCTGGCGCTGGCCGACTTCGACGCCCAGGGCGACGACAGTGCGCTGGTCCGACGATTGACCGAGGGATGACCGCCGCGCCGGTCGAGAGCAGCGGCGAGGCGCCGGCGTTCGAGGTGCGCCTCGACAACTTCGAGGGGCCGTTCGACCTGCTGCTGAACCTGATCGCCAAGCACAAGCTCGACATCACCGAGGTCTCGCTCTCGACGGTCACCGACGAGTTCATCGCCCACGTCAGGGCGGGCGGCTCACCCGACAACCCCGCCCAGTGGGACCTCGAGCAGACGACGTCGTTCCTCCTCGTCGCCTCGACCCTCCTCGACCTCAAGGCCGCGCGGCTGCTGCCGCAGGGAGACGTCGAGGACGAGGAGGACCTCGCCCTGCTCGAGGCTCGTGACCTGCTGTTCGCCCGCCTGCTGCAGTACCGCGCCTTCAAGCAGGTCGCCGCCGTGCTCGCGACCCGCCTGGCGTCGGAGTCTCGGCGGCACCCGCGCGCGGTCGGGCTCGAGGAGCGGTACGCCGGCTTGCTGCCGGAGGTGCTGATCGGCATCGGGCTGGAGCAGTTCGCGCAGCTGGCCGCCAAGGCGCTCGAGCCCAAGCCGGTCCTGGAGCTCTCGCTGCAGCACATCCACGCCGCCAAGGTGAGCGTGCGCGAGCAGGCCGCGCTCGTGGTGGACCGGCTGCGGCGCAGCGGCACGATGACGTTCCGCGCCCTGTGCGGTGACTCCCCGGACCGGCTGACGACGGTGGCGCGGTTCCTCTCGCTGCTCGAGCTGTTCCGCGAGGGCGCGGTCGCCTTCGACCAGGTGACACCGCTCGGCGAGCTGACCGTACGGTGGACGGGAGACGACGACGCCGACGTGGACGAGCTGATCACCGACGAGTTCGACGGCGCGCCGCCCGAGCCGAGTGCCGTGCCGGAGGGAGAGAGCGATGACCGAGTCCCAGCCGGAGACCCAGCCGACCCAGCCGGAGGCGCAGGACCAGATGACGACTGAGATCACGGCCGAGACGACGGAGGCGGCCGAGACGCTCGCCGTCCCGGTGGCCGAGCTGCGGCCGGCACTCGAGGCGCTGCTGATCATCGCCGACCAACCGATGGACACGATGACGCTCGCCACGGCGGCGGGCTACCCGGTCGCCGAGGTGAGCACGGCCCTGGAGGGGCTGGCGGTGGAGTACACCGAGCAGGGCCGGGGCTTCGAGCTGCGGCACGTCGGCGGGGGCTGGCGCTACTACACCCGCGACGAGTACGCCGCGGTCGTGGAAGGCTTCGTGCTCGACGGTCAGCAGGCGCGGCTGACGCAGGCCGCGTTGGAGACGCTGGCCGTGGTCGCCTACAAGCAGCCCGTCTCCCGTGCCCGGGTGTCGGCGATCCGCGGGGTGAACGTCGACGGCGTGATGCGGACGCTGCTGACCCGGGGCCTGGTCGAGGAGGCCGGCCACGACCACGAGACCGGGGCCAACCTCTACCGCACGACGACCTACTTCCTCGAGCGGATCGGGGTCACCTCGCTCGACGACCTGCCCGAGCTGGCGCCGTACCTGCCGGACATGGACGACCTCGAGGAGGAGCTCGCCGAGATGGCGGCGCCGCACCCGACCGAGACCGCCACCGAGGCGGCGCCCGAGCCGGAGCCGCAGCCGGGGCACCCCCACTCCCCGCACAGCGGCGACGGGACCGAGCCCGACGGGGGGACCGAGCCCACGTGACCACCCCGGGCATCGAGTCCGACGACGACGGCCTGGTCCGGCTGCAGAAGCTGCTCGCCCAGTCCGGCGTCGCGTCGCGGCGCAAGTGCGAGGAGCTGATGCTCGAGGGGCACGTCGTCGTCGACGGCGAGGTCGTCACCCGGCTCGGCACCAAGGTCGACCCGCGGACCGCGGTGATCCGGGTCGACGGCAAGCGGCTGCCACCGGTGTCGGAGAAGGTCTACCTGGTGCTGAACAAGCCCCGCGGTGTGGTGTCCACGATGTCGGACCCGGAGGGACGGCGCACGCTGTCCGACCTCGTCGCCGATCGCCCGGAGCGGCTCTTCCACGTCGGTCGTCTCGACACCGACACGTCGGGGCTGCTGCTCCTGACCAACGACGGCGACTTCGCGCACCGGATGGCGCATCCCTCCTACGAGGTCGACAAGACCTACGTCGCAGAGGTCGAGGGCGAGGTCTACCGACGCACAATCAAGCAGCTGCTCGAAGGGGTGACCCTCGACGACGGGCCGGTCACGGTCTCGAAGGCGCGGATCGTCGAGGCGACGGCGGCGAAGTCGATCGTCGAGCTGGTCATCCACGAGGGCCGCAACCGGATCGTGCGCCGGCTGCTCGACCAGGTCGGGCACCCCGTGCGTCGCCTCACCCGCACCGCGATCGGGCCGGTCTCCCTCGGCCGGCTGCCCAGCGGGGAGCTGCGGGACCTGACCCGCCAGGAGCTCGGCGAGCTGCTGGACACCGCCCAGCTGTAGGCGCCCCCGAAGGCTTCGCCGGTTCGGCTCCGGGCCGGTGCCGCGGTCGCTAGCGTCGTCGTATGAGCGTGGCCACCGACCTCTCCTATCAGCCGAGACCGGCGAACCCCGTGCAGCGCGCGGTCCAGGCGTTCGGTGCATCCCGTCCCGGGGCGTGGCTGTTCTCCCGGATCCTGCCGCCGCTCGACACGGTGGTGCAGCGGCTCACCCGGCACCGGCACACCCTGCCGAGCCTGCTGGCCGGGCTCCCGGTGGTCGACCTGACGACGACCGGGAGGCGCAGCGGCCAGCCGCGGACGGCACACCTGATCGCGGTGCCGCACGGCGAGGCGCTGGCCGTCCTCGGCACCAACTTCGGCCAGGCCTCGACCCCGACCTGGGTGCTCAACCTGGAAGCCGACCCGCACGCCCGCCTGAGCTACCGCGACCGGACGGTGGACGTGCTGGCGCGACCGCTCGTCGGCGAGGAGGCCGAGGAGCTGCTCGGGCGCGCCGAACGACTCTATGCGGGCTACCGGAAGTACCAGGGCCGGATCACCGGACGGCGGCTGCGGATCTTCGCGCTCGAGACGGCCGCGCGCTGATCGCGGCCCGAGCGGGTCGACGGGGGTGTCGGCGCGGGCGGGTAGCGTCGACACCGAGACCGGAGAGCCGGCCGGTCCGCAACCGGACGGTGGTGGCCACTAGCCTGGGCGCGTGGCATTCAGGGCAGTGCGAGGAGCGACCCAGCTCGACGCGGACGTGCGCGACCACATG encodes:
- a CDS encoding pseudouridine synthase: MTTPGIESDDDGLVRLQKLLAQSGVASRRKCEELMLEGHVVVDGEVVTRLGTKVDPRTAVIRVDGKRLPPVSEKVYLVLNKPRGVVSTMSDPEGRRTLSDLVADRPERLFHVGRLDTDTSGLLLLTNDGDFAHRMAHPSYEVDKTYVAEVEGEVYRRTIKQLLEGVTLDDGPVTVSKARIVEATAAKSIVELVIHEGRNRIVRRLLDQVGHPVRRLTRTAIGPVSLGRLPSGELRDLTRQELGELLDTAQL
- a CDS encoding nitroreductase family deazaflavin-dependent oxidoreductase, which encodes MSVATDLSYQPRPANPVQRAVQAFGASRPGAWLFSRILPPLDTVVQRLTRHRHTLPSLLAGLPVVDLTTTGRRSGQPRTAHLIAVPHGEALAVLGTNFGQASTPTWVLNLEADPHARLSYRDRTVDVLARPLVGEEAEELLGRAERLYAGYRKYQGRITGRRLRIFALETAAR
- the scpB gene encoding SMC-Scp complex subunit ScpB, translating into MTTEITAETTEAAETLAVPVAELRPALEALLIIADQPMDTMTLATAAGYPVAEVSTALEGLAVEYTEQGRGFELRHVGGGWRYYTRDEYAAVVEGFVLDGQQARLTQAALETLAVVAYKQPVSRARVSAIRGVNVDGVMRTLLTRGLVEEAGHDHETGANLYRTTTYFLERIGVTSLDDLPELAPYLPDMDDLEEELAEMAAPHPTETATEAAPEPEPQPGHPHSPHSGDGTEPDGGTEPT
- a CDS encoding GNAT family N-acetyltransferase gives rise to the protein MTDVATSHNSARSRYEAHIDGELAGFAEYQLTDELVTFTHTEVFEKFEGKGVGSALARFALDDVRAGGARKVLPLCPFIKGWIGKHPDYVDLVYGA
- a CDS encoding segregation and condensation protein A, whose product is MTAAPVESSGEAPAFEVRLDNFEGPFDLLLNLIAKHKLDITEVSLSTVTDEFIAHVRAGGSPDNPAQWDLEQTTSFLLVASTLLDLKAARLLPQGDVEDEEDLALLEARDLLFARLLQYRAFKQVAAVLATRLASESRRHPRAVGLEERYAGLLPEVLIGIGLEQFAQLAAKALEPKPVLELSLQHIHAAKVSVREQAALVVDRLRRSGTMTFRALCGDSPDRLTTVARFLSLLELFREGAVAFDQVTPLGELTVRWTGDDDADVDELITDEFDGAPPEPSAVPEGESDDRVPAGDPADPAGGAGPDDD
- a CDS encoding ParA family protein, with the protein product MPVADPLPFERPSVEADPPELGPTGRPLPFLPEPGPVPAHGGARVVSMCNQKGGVGKTTTTINLGASLAELGRKVLLVDFDPQGSLSVGLGLNPHEMDLTIYNLLMQRDVDLHEVIVPTVVSGMDLLPSNIDLSAAEVQLVHEVAREQTLQRVLAPAIAEYDIILIDCQPSLGLLTVNALTASDGVIVPLECEYFALRGVALLKTTIDKVRERLNPKLEIDGVLGTMYDGRTLHSREVMERLVQAWGDKVFHTVIRRTVKFSDSTVAGEPITTYASASTGADSYRQLAKEVLARTHSEPAAGRDTERDTGPDTGPDTGPDTGGTTE